A part of Liolophura sinensis isolate JHLJ2023 chromosome 1, CUHK_Ljap_v2, whole genome shotgun sequence genomic DNA contains:
- the LOC135464155 gene encoding translin-like: MSHRSRETLKMVTAEIFSEFQKYLDEDQDRREEIRQATRDLEQTAREILITVQAVHQKDGLLNLQPLCGEVNAKFKTVQEKFKALADKIPQGQYYRFHDHWRFVVQRLSFLASFVIYLSAEKLASREEVANSLGVELLRENGFHIDLDDYLMGLLQMASELVRIPFRAVNSVTAGQYDRPLKISQFLAELDAGFRLLNLKNDSLRKRFDGLKYDIKKVEEVVYDLSIRNLVSSTTSKGLETEASQSSPVQAGLRHKRLTITQEVAPPRVTCSINYRCDINCLMVFNMAIRSKIAC; this comes from the exons ATGTCACATAGATCACGCG AAACACTGAAGATGGTGACGGCTGAAATATTTTCTGAGTTTCAAAAGTATCTGGATGAAGATCAAGATCGCAGAGAG GAAATTCGCCAGGCAACACGTGACCTGGAGCAAACAGCACGAGAAATTCTTATCACAGTCCAGGCCGTACATCAAAAAGATGGCTTGCTGAACT TACAGCCTCTCTGTGGGGAAGTCAATGCAAAGTTCAAGACTGTTCAAGAAAAATTCAAGGCTCTTGCTGACAAAATACCTCAGGGTCAGTATTATAG GTTCCATGACCACTGGCGATTTGTTGTGCAACGGCTTAGTTTTCTTGCCTCATTTGTTATATACCTAAGTGCTGAGAAGTTGGCATCTCGAGAAGAAGTAGCTAATAGCCTGGGAG TGGAGTTGCTCAGAGAGAATGGGTTCCATATTGACTTAGATGACTATTTGATGGGACTGCTACAGATGGCCAGTGAATTGGTGAGAA TCCCGTTTCGGGCAGTGAACTCAGTTACAGCAGGCCAGTATGATCGCCCTTTGAAGATTTCACAGTTTCTGGCAGAGCTGGATGCAGGATTCCGGCTGTTAAACTTAAAAAATGACTCATTGAGAAAACGCTTTGATGGTCTAAAATATGACATAAAGAAAGTGGAAGAGGTTGTGTATGATCTGTCCATTCGTAACCTTGTTAGTTCCACAACAAGTAAAGGATTGGAAACCGAGGCCAGCCAGTCTTCCCCAGTGCAGGCGGGTCTTCGTCACAAGAGACTGACAATAACCCAGGAAGTGGCGCCACCTAGGGTAACTTGCAGCATTAATTATAG GTGTGATATAAATTGTCTGATGGTCTTTAACATGGCGATACGGAGTAAAATCGCGTGCTGA
- the LOC135461574 gene encoding RING finger protein 32-like isoform X2, producing MPHSSSTLMAAAFQDHLIRSMALTDMLGPRKVLPGKATQKLMKKEIRPLVDTGRVARNPVKPKAKEEKEYVLDTTPAPLTLAQKLGLVEAPPQLMSEGQWQAAKAKSNRREDSDLPCVICKEDFGLQQQVLLSCTHVFHRACLEAFERFTGKKTCPMCRKQQYQTRVIHEGAKKHRVKCVTKIQAMWRGYVVRCWYRKLRESHPPNDPKLRKKFYEDKLESITDRMVRSCDFNINRFLSEIDQSLEASREVFRNFDTMFHRYTEEDWEKIQLKAVDRGETECPICLTSLWQQEVVEPVQKKPLPEKSISPQKSDRTSPKRPTGNRFSQHRERAQNMTNCIDSSTECVGDEAPKCSPVTDTPRSLARQVVLLSCSHVFHLTCLETFEELAVLEKKNVCPVCRTNYQKRTI from the exons ATGCCCCATTCAAGCTCAACCCTGATGGCTGCAGCATTTCAAGATCATCTCATTCGCTCAATGGCTCTCACAGATATGCTGGGGCCAAGAAAAGTGCTGCCTGGGAAAGCTACCCAAAAACTAATGAAGAAAGAAATAAGACCATTGGTTGACACAGGAAGAG ttgcaaGAAATCCGGTCAAGCCAAAAGCAAAGGAAGAAAAGGAGTATGTACTTGATACAACACCTGCCCCATTAACATTAG CCCAGAAACTTGGCCTGGTTGAAGCCCCTCCTCAGCTGATGTCAGAGGGCCAGTGGCAGGCAGCCAAAGCCAAGTCTAACAGGAGAGAGGACTCTGATCTGCCCTGTGTTATTTGTAAGGAAGACTTTGGCTTACAGCAGCAG GTATTGCTGTCTTGCACACATGTTTTCCACAGG GCCTGTTTGGAAGCTTTTGAAAGGTTCACTGGAAAGAAAACCTGTCCAATGTGCAGAAAGCAGCAGTACCAGACACGAGTGATACACGAGGGAGCCAAGAAACATAGGGTCAAGTGTGTTACAAA GATTCAGGCCATGTGGAGGGGATATGTTGTCCGCTGCTGGTATAGGAAACTCAGAGAAAGTCATCCTCCAAATGATCCGAAACTGAGGAAAAAGTTTTATGAAGATAAG TTAGAatccattacagacagaatggTGAGGTCATGTGACTTCAATATAAACCGTTTCTTGTCCGAGATTGATCAAAGCCTAGAAGCCAGTCGAGAGGTCTTTAGGAACTTTGATACCATGTTTCACCGCTACACAGAAGAGGACTGGGAGAAAATTCAGCTTAAG GCTGTTGACAGGGGAGAGACAGAGTGCCCAATATGCCTGACGTCTCTCTGGCAACAGGAAGTGGTCGAACCGGTGCAGAAAAAGCCACTTCCTGAGAAAAGCATCTCCCCACAGAAAAGTGACAGGACAAGTCCAAAGAGACCAACAGGGAATAGATTTTCTCAGCACAGAGAAAGGGCCCAAAACATGACTAACTGCATTGATTCCAGCACAGAATGTGTGGGCGACGAAGCCCCGAAATGTTCGCCCGTTACAGACACTCCTCGTTCGCTGGCCCGGCAAGTCGTTCTGTTGTCCTGCTCACACGTTTTTCATCTTACATGTTTGGAAACCTTTGAGGAATTGGCGGTTTTGGAGAAGAAAAACGTGTGCCCTGTATGTAGGACCAATTACCAGAAGCGAACCATTTGA
- the LOC135461574 gene encoding RING finger protein 32-like isoform X1 has product MNRQTLTSKDRAKITQPVDRNRMPHSSSTLMAAAFQDHLIRSMALTDMLGPRKVLPGKATQKLMKKEIRPLVDTGRVARNPVKPKAKEEKEYVLDTTPAPLTLAQKLGLVEAPPQLMSEGQWQAAKAKSNRREDSDLPCVICKEDFGLQQQVLLSCTHVFHRACLEAFERFTGKKTCPMCRKQQYQTRVIHEGAKKHRVKCVTKIQAMWRGYVVRCWYRKLRESHPPNDPKLRKKFYEDKLESITDRMVRSCDFNINRFLSEIDQSLEASREVFRNFDTMFHRYTEEDWEKIQLKAVDRGETECPICLTSLWQQEVVEPVQKKPLPEKSISPQKSDRTSPKRPTGNRFSQHRERAQNMTNCIDSSTECVGDEAPKCSPVTDTPRSLARQVVLLSCSHVFHLTCLETFEELAVLEKKNVCPVCRTNYQKRTI; this is encoded by the exons ATGAATCGCCAAACGTTAACAAGTAAAGACCGTGCTAAAATTACCCAGCCTGTAGATAGAAAT AGGATGCCCCATTCAAGCTCAACCCTGATGGCTGCAGCATTTCAAGATCATCTCATTCGCTCAATGGCTCTCACAGATATGCTGGGGCCAAGAAAAGTGCTGCCTGGGAAAGCTACCCAAAAACTAATGAAGAAAGAAATAAGACCATTGGTTGACACAGGAAGAG ttgcaaGAAATCCGGTCAAGCCAAAAGCAAAGGAAGAAAAGGAGTATGTACTTGATACAACACCTGCCCCATTAACATTAG CCCAGAAACTTGGCCTGGTTGAAGCCCCTCCTCAGCTGATGTCAGAGGGCCAGTGGCAGGCAGCCAAAGCCAAGTCTAACAGGAGAGAGGACTCTGATCTGCCCTGTGTTATTTGTAAGGAAGACTTTGGCTTACAGCAGCAG GTATTGCTGTCTTGCACACATGTTTTCCACAGG GCCTGTTTGGAAGCTTTTGAAAGGTTCACTGGAAAGAAAACCTGTCCAATGTGCAGAAAGCAGCAGTACCAGACACGAGTGATACACGAGGGAGCCAAGAAACATAGGGTCAAGTGTGTTACAAA GATTCAGGCCATGTGGAGGGGATATGTTGTCCGCTGCTGGTATAGGAAACTCAGAGAAAGTCATCCTCCAAATGATCCGAAACTGAGGAAAAAGTTTTATGAAGATAAG TTAGAatccattacagacagaatggTGAGGTCATGTGACTTCAATATAAACCGTTTCTTGTCCGAGATTGATCAAAGCCTAGAAGCCAGTCGAGAGGTCTTTAGGAACTTTGATACCATGTTTCACCGCTACACAGAAGAGGACTGGGAGAAAATTCAGCTTAAG GCTGTTGACAGGGGAGAGACAGAGTGCCCAATATGCCTGACGTCTCTCTGGCAACAGGAAGTGGTCGAACCGGTGCAGAAAAAGCCACTTCCTGAGAAAAGCATCTCCCCACAGAAAAGTGACAGGACAAGTCCAAAGAGACCAACAGGGAATAGATTTTCTCAGCACAGAGAAAGGGCCCAAAACATGACTAACTGCATTGATTCCAGCACAGAATGTGTGGGCGACGAAGCCCCGAAATGTTCGCCCGTTACAGACACTCCTCGTTCGCTGGCCCGGCAAGTCGTTCTGTTGTCCTGCTCACACGTTTTTCATCTTACATGTTTGGAAACCTTTGAGGAATTGGCGGTTTTGGAGAAGAAAAACGTGTGCCCTGTATGTAGGACCAATTACCAGAAGCGAACCATTTGA